DNA from Stenotrophomonas acidaminiphila:
CCTCGCTGTCCAGCAGCGTCTCCACCGGCTTGAGCTGGTTGGCCGCGAGCGTGGCGCCGCTGGACACCAGGTCGCAGATCAGGTCGGCGGTGCCCAGCCTGGGCGCGATCTCCACCGAACCGGACAGCTCCACCACCTGCGCGTCCACGCCCTTGTCCCGCAACCAGGCGGCCAGGATGGCCGGGTAACTGGTGGCGATGCGCTTGCCGGACAACTGCGCCACGCCCTGCCACTCCCAGTCCTCGGGCACGGCGATCATCAACCGGCACTGGCCGAAGCCCAGGCCGCGCAATGGCTGGTAGGCATCGGCCAGGCCCAGCTGGCGGCGCGCCTTGGCCTGCTCGTCCAGTTCATTCAGGCCGACCACGCCCAGGTCGCAGACGCCGTCTGCGATCAGCCCGGGGATATCGTCGTCGCGCACCAGCAGCAGGTCCACCGGCAGCGATTCGCCAAAGCAGAACAGCTTGTCGCGGCTCTGCCGCCAGCTCAGCCCGCAGGCGGCCAGCAGGCTGCGCGCCGGGTCGGCCAGGCGCCCGCTCTTCTGGATGGCGATGCGCAGCCGGTCGCGGGCCGGCGCGGAGGAGGAAGCACTCATGGGTCTTGTCTCAGTTGGATTCGGCTTTGCGCGCGGACAGGCGCTCGATGGCGACGGCATACCCGCCGGCGCCATGCTCGAGCGAGCGCGCGACCCGGCCGATGGTGGTCACGCTCACCCCGGTCAGGTCGTAGATCTCGCGATACGGCACGCCCTTGCGCAGCAACGGCACCACCCGCCAGCGGTCGGCCATCGCCTCCAGCTCGGCCGGCGTGCACAGGTCGCGCAGGAAGGCCTGCACGTCCTGCGGCCGTTCCAGCGCGGCGAACGCGCGCGCCAATGCCTTGAGGGAAGCGTCGGAAGCCTTTTCGCGGTCAGAGTCGGGGCGCGGTTTCATACGTACCAATGTAATAGCGTGCTAGTACATTAGTCCAAAAAAGGGCGCCGGGTCAAACGCCGGCGCCCCCGGGAAAGCAGAAGGCCCCGCGATGCGGGGCCTTTCGTTCAGCCTGCGCGGCGCTCAGCGCGCCATGGCGCGGGCCTGCTCCAGCTCCACCTGCAGGGTGGACGCCAGCTCGTCGCGGGCGACTTCGAACTGCTGTTCGCGCAACAGGTCCTTGACCGCAACCACGCCGCGCGCCAGCTCGTCGTCGCCGGCCAGCACCACGAAGCGGATGCCGGCCTTGGCCGCGTACTGGAACTGCTTGCCGATCTTCTTCGGCTCCATCTGCACTTCGGTATTGATGCCGCCGGCGCGCAGGCGGCGGGCGATGTCCAGCGACTGCGGCATCGCCGCCTCGTCCATCAACGCCACCATGGCCTGCACGCTGCTCTCGGCGATGCCTTCGATCAAACCGGCCTCGCGCAGCTGCCAGAACAGCCGGGTCAGGCCGATGGAAATGCCCACGCCCGGCAGCCGGCTCTTGGTGTAGTGGCTGGCCAGGTCCTCGTAGCGGCCGCCCGAGCAGATCGAGCCGATCTGCGGGTGCTCCAGCAGGGTGGTCTCGTAGACGGTACCGGTGTAGTAATCCAGCCCGCGGGCGATGGAGAAATTCAGGCAGTAGGCGTCCTCCGGCACGCCCAGCGCCCGCACCAGCTCCAGCACCTCGCGCAGTTCGGCGGCGCCGCTGCGCAGCGATTCGCTGGCGGCGGCACCGGCCTCGGCCAGCACCGCGTCGATCCGGGCCAACGCGTCGGCATGCGATTGCGAACGCACCTCGACGAAGGCGAGGATGCGCTCCACCGCGGCCGTCGGCAGGCCGAAATCCGGGCCGACCAGAGTGTCGCGCACGTAATCGGCGCCACGCTTGTCGAGCTTGTCGACCTCGCGCAGCACCAGCGCCTGCTGCTGCGGGTCGGACACGCCCTGGGCCTCGAAGAAGCCACGCATCAGCTTGCGGTTGTTCAGCTGTACCGCGAAGCGGCCGATGCGCAGCTCGGAGAACACCGCATGGATCACCGCCAGCACCTCGGCGTCGTAGCGGATGCTCAGCGTGTCCTTGCCGATCACGTCCACGTCGCACTGGTAGAACTCGCGGAACCGGCCGCGCTGGGCGCGCTCGCCACGGTAGACCCGCTGCATCTGGTAGCGGCGGAACGGGAAGGTCAACTCGTGCTCGTGCTCGGCCACGTAGCGCGCCAGCGGCACGGTCAGGTCGAAGCGCAGCGCCATCTCCGGCAGGCCCTTGTCGGCCGACCCGGCGGCGTTGGCCAGGGCCCCGGTGGACTGCACGAAATAGAC
Protein-coding regions in this window:
- a CDS encoding ATP phosphoribosyltransferase, which codes for MSASSSAPARDRLRIAIQKSGRLADPARSLLAACGLSWRQSRDKLFCFGESLPVDLLLVRDDDIPGLIADGVCDLGVVGLNELDEQAKARRQLGLADAYQPLRGLGFGQCRLMIAVPEDWEWQGVAQLSGKRIATSYPAILAAWLRDKGVDAQVVELSGSVEIAPRLGTADLICDLVSSGATLAANQLKPVETLLDSEAVLAGPVRELDDARAGLMAMLLRRLDGLSRVQDRKLLMFSAAEERVDALARLLPDAEPLLRLPGDGGAVRLQTMCNGALSWQRLEELERAGAQGLMVLAVEKSLA
- a CDS encoding DNA-binding transcriptional regulator, whose translation is MKPRPDSDREKASDASLKALARAFAALERPQDVQAFLRDLCTPAELEAMADRWRVVPLLRKGVPYREIYDLTGVSVTTIGRVARSLEHGAGGYAVAIERLSARKAESN
- a CDS encoding histidine--tRNA ligase translates to MIKPRTPPGIMELLPREQIAFQRMLDVIRRNYERFGFLPVETPVFELSDVLLTKSGGETERQVYFVQSTGALANAAGSADKGLPEMALRFDLTVPLARYVAEHEHELTFPFRRYQMQRVYRGERAQRGRFREFYQCDVDVIGKDTLSIRYDAEVLAVIHAVFSELRIGRFAVQLNNRKLMRGFFEAQGVSDPQQQALVLREVDKLDKRGADYVRDTLVGPDFGLPTAAVERILAFVEVRSQSHADALARIDAVLAEAGAAASESLRSGAAELREVLELVRALGVPEDAYCLNFSIARGLDYYTGTVYETTLLEHPQIGSICSGGRYEDLASHYTKSRLPGVGISIGLTRLFWQLREAGLIEGIAESSVQAMVALMDEAAMPQSLDIARRLRAGGINTEVQMEPKKIGKQFQYAAKAGIRFVVLAGDDELARGVVAVKDLLREQQFEVARDELASTLQVELEQARAMAR